The DNA segment GCTCGGAGGCGAACGCGAGCTTGTCGTCCGTTTCGGCGAGAACGAGAGGTTTGATACCCATCGGGTCACGGGCCAGTAACAGACGTTCTCGCTCACTGTCCCACAGAGCGAACGCGAACATTCCGTCGAGTTCGTCGACGAAACTTGGACCTTCTTCCTCATAGAGATGGACCAGTACTTCGGTGTCGGTTTGAGTGGTAAATCGATGTCCTGCGGACGTGAGTCGTTCCTTGAGAGCCCCGTAATTATAGATCTCTCCGTTGAAGATGACGGTTACGGTACCGTCCTCGTTGTGGATCGGCTGTCCCCCGTTCTCGGGGTCTATAATGCTGAGCCGGCGGTGTGCAAGTCCAACACTTCCATCTCTGAAAACCCCATCGTCGTCAGGACCTCGGTGACACTGGCAGTCGTTCATACGTTCAAGAACGTCGGTTTCAGGAGAGCCAGATCGAACATACTGACCACAGATTCCACACATTGTTCGCGTAATCTACATCGATGCTCAAAATTATACCCTCCCTACACGGGCGAGTCAGACGGGCTATCTTCCGCCCAACGCTGCCTATATGGGTCTGTCAGTCCGCTGTGGAACGTCCCCGGGGCAGTTCTGTCCCTTACGCTGCCTGAATGAACAATTTAAGCTATTCGAATCGACCAAAGCATTGCAGGAAAGTCAGAAACGTGTCCCGAGAATCGGCGTAGGGTGAGTATAAACAAGCCCTTTCACACAGACTGTGAACTAATGGAAAACACTGGACCGATAGCATTCTTCGTTCCCTCTCTGACAGTCGGTGGTGCCGAGCGTGTGACAGTTTCTGTCGCGAACGGGCTCTCTAAGCGCGGATATGACGTAGACCTTGTCGTGTCGTACAACGAGGGGGATTTCCGGACCGATGTCGCCGGAAGCGTAAACGTCGTCGACCTCGGAACACAGAGGATACCAGGGATAGGAATCGGTGCAAGCGTTCCCGCTCTCGTACGATATCTGCGGCGACAATCTCCCCAGATACTCTTCTCACAGATGACGTATGCCAACGATATGCACATGATTTCGCAGATTCTATCGGGCGCTGACACTACCGCCATCTCGACGATCCACAACACGCTCGGGATGCAAGAGGAATCGAAAGAGAAACTCGTCCAGTGGCTGCAGCGTCGCCTCGCCGGTCAGTCGGACCAGTTCGTCGCCGTTTCAGAAGGTGTCGCTAAGAGCATCGTGGAACACGTCGGTGTCGACCGCGAGAAGGTGTCTGTCCTCCACAATCCGATCCCTGTCGATGAGGTCCAAGCGCGGGCAGGGAAGCCGGTGGATCATCCATGGATCGAATCGGCAAACATTGACGTCGTTCTCGGTGTCGGACGCCTGGAGAGAGCGAAGAACTTTGGATCGTTCCTCCGCGCTTTCGAACAGGTCCATGCCGCTCGACCGGACACGCGTGCGATTATTGTCGGCCGCGGGTCGAAGCGAGCCGAACTCGAAACCCTCGCGGCCGAGTTAGGTATCGACGCCGCGGTTTCGTTTCCCGGCTTTGTCGACAACCCTTACGGCTACATGGCGGGTTCGGACGTCCTCGCGATGTCTTCGGTCCACGAGGGACTGCCGACCGTGCTCATCGAGGCCCTTGCCTGCGGATGTCCGGTCGTCTCGACCGATTGTCCCAGCGGCCCGGCAGAGATCCTCAAAGATGGTGAGTACGGCCCGCTCGTCGATGTCGATGACGACGAGGGACTCGCAGCGGCCATCCGGACAACGCTCGACGAGCCACTCCCGAGCGACATACTGATCGAGCGTGCGAACGATTTCGCGCCGGCGGCTGTGATCGACCAGTACGAAGCGTTTATTCGAAGTTTCGTATCGGTGGAGACCACCGATAGTGTCGATAAACGATCCGAGCCGCTCACCCCCTCGTGACTATAGTAGCCATTGAAAATCAATGCACACCTGATCGGACGACGGCAGTGCGATCAGTGTGTACATCGTTTCAATTGTTACTATAGCTCCAGTCGATACCATCCATCAGAACTGTCCAAAACCTACTCCCAGACTCCTGTCGTTGTTAGCTCACGTTACGTCGACCCAAATGTGAGCCTCGCGGTACGCGTTCTCAGCTGTGGGTTGATCCGGCTGACTTCCCCTGTACAACAAATACGTCAACCGCAGGCGCTCGCCCTCCAGTACCGGCGTCACCGTGTGACGCTGCAGCCAGCGGTCTCCAGCCGCTGTCCGGTTGCTGTAAGTATCGAGACGTATGCGCTCGATGACCTCGCCTGTCGGCGCGGTTCTGGCCATCTGCACGACGACGACGTACTCGGTTGTCTCCATCTCGTGATTCGTGACGGTGAAGTACATCTGTTCGGGCTCGCCCAACGCGATCTGCTCCGGATACCCGCTTGCCTCCAGATCCCCTGTCTCATTCTCGGTCAGCAGCCCGAATTCTGTGTACGCTTCGCCACGCTGTGGCTGAGCCGCGACCAGCGCCACGCTGGCAAACGTCACGAGGATCGCCACACCGACAACTACGGTCCCCAGCTGGACTCCCTCCCCATCGGAACCACCGCTGGCCGCTCGTGAGTTTCCGAAGGGCATCGAGGTCTGGCTCAGGCCCGTCTGTGTCCTTTTGTAGCGCCGATACCACGCGATTCCGGTTGCCACAACAGTTACGATAGCAAGGGCAGTGACAACCGGAGTCGGGCGAATCGGCCAGGGCGTGAACTCAAGATTGACTCCGACGATAATTGCCAAACAGATACTTGCTACAACCGAGTACAGCATCCGTTCTGTGGTAATCAGCCGGTGGTGTTCATCCTCCGGGTTCCGAATTGGAAAAAGGGCCGCGACTACAGCATAGCCCGGGACGAACAGCAAGAAGGGTAACGCGATGGCCGTGAGGAGCACCCCTTCAAGAGACGACAGCGTTGCGAAGAGTACAACCGCTGTGTACCCCACGGTAACAAGCAAATCGACAGTCGCTGGCGAAGTATCCGACCACCTGCCCATAAGTTCCGCTCACGCCTACGCCATGATAAGTAAAAACTTCATAACGGTCATTGACGGTGTCGAATGTGGTGTCAAAGAACGATATCCAACCATTCGGAGTGATCACTCTGATTCTGTTCGGGAGAGATACTTTTGCTGTAACCGCCAGACGTACCCACGAAGTAACAGAATCGATAGCTTCGGAATGAACGAGCCATATCGAATCCCGCTCGACTCGTCGCCGTAGAGTGCTTCCATCGGTACGTCCTGAACAGTCATCCCATTCGCATCTAAGTGAATTAGCATATCGTTCAGAAATCCGTAGTCGTCAAACAGATCGTTCAGCGAGAGCTGGTCAAGCGCCGTCGCGGAAATCGCGGTGTATCCGTTCTGTGGGTCGCGCATTTGCCAGTGTCCGCTCGCGATCTTGGTCAGCATCGTGAGGAGCGCATTCCCGAACAGCCGCCAGTTGGACATCTGAGTACAGTGGCGTCGCGATATGAGGCGGTTGCCTTTCGCGTAATCCGCATCCCCCTCAACGACTGGGTCGAGTATCTCATCAAGGATGTTCGGGTCCATCTGGCCGTCGCCATCAAGGACTGCAACCGTATCCATGCCGCTCATAAGCGCTAGCTCGTATCCGGTTTGTACGGCAGCCCCGCGACCGCCGTTAGTCTGATGACGGACTGGGACGATCCGCTTATCGAGAAACGTCTGGCTTTCAGAGACCATTGTCCCGGCCCCGTCGGCGACAACTATTTGTTGTGCGGAGTCCCCGGTCACACTTGCGGGTTTCACCTCAGTATCCACGTATTCCTTGATTTCGGTCCATGTGCCATCTGTCGAGCAGTCGTCGATAACGAACACCTGATCGACGTACTCCGGAAGTGAGTCGATGACCTCACCGATGAACCCCTCTTCGTTGTGTGCCGGAACGACGACACCGACGGTAGAGCCTTTATACACTCTATGTCCCCCCTGTTGGTGAGTGGAGTGAGTCCGCTACGGTACGCACAGAGTTACCGAAAAGGGAGCTACTCATCCCGGGTCGGCTTTCATGCCAGACCCACGCGCCAATAGCAACCTCTGATTCAGTGATAGTCATGGTAGGTCGTAGGGCCGCTCACCGGCCACCAATAGGGCCCTCTCTGTCACCATGTTGGGCAAATCGGTCTATTGTTATTCCTTACTTTCCAGGGTTAGCGGTCATATACAGTGGACTGTCGGATCGATAAATATCTCGTTAGACCGATTCGGAAAAGCGCCCACGTACGGCGATTACTACTGTTAGAGGGAGTGGTTATTCGAATTGATCCTGATACGTCGTCCTGATGTCCGCCTGGCGACTAGCGGTTAGGTTCTCGTACGACTTCCCGTACGTGTCGTTGGCCAGTTCGTCCCAAGATTCGATTCGGTCACCGGAGTCAGTCTGGAACTGTGCATCGAAGTCCGCTTCGACCTTCTGTTGGGTTTCGATTTCTAGTCCTGTGAAATTAAACTTCTCCCCAGGTTTCACATCGGCACCGTACTCTTGCCGGGCGATTTCCTCACGCGTCCGCACCTCTACGGCTGCAAGGCCGTCCGCGAACGGTTGGCGTTCGTGAATCTCTTCGATCTGGCGCTTCGTTTCACCGCTCACCTCATCATAGTAGAGTCCGTACTTGTCCTGGGTTATTTCATCAAGCGAAGCGCGGTCACCATCAGAGACACTGGTACTTCCGCCGGAACCGCTGGACCCGCCGTCTTTTGCCCATGACGGCTTGACCGACATAGCTGTTGACGCACGCGCGTCTTTTGAGTAGACGCCATAGACGTACGTCTGCAGACTCAGTGGTTCTACGGGGTAATCCGTCGAGTCGGTTACCGTGTATTCAACCTCGAACCGAACGCGAGTCGACTCGCCGGGTGCGAGCGTGACATTTCTGTCGACTCCATAGGCTTCCGGCCGATCATCGTCATCGCTGTCGATACGATGCTGGATCGATTGAGTTCCGGTGGTTTCACCGGTGTTCGTTACGTCCGCGGAGAACACAGCCGTATCACCGACATACAGGACATTCGGTCCAGCCAAATCCGACACCTCGAAATGACTATCCTGTACCGTCATCGAGACGGTATCTATGTCGTCAGCAGTTCCAAGCGAATGGTTGTGTGTCCCGCGGCTCAAATTCGTCGTATTCACATCAATAGACACCGTTGTCGTTTCGTTGGCAGCAAGTGAAACGGTGCGCGAATAGGTAGTGTTCATGGAATCACTCCGGAGCGTGACGTTGTCGAGCCCGTCCACGTCACCAACGTTCTCGACGACTGCTGAGACATTGGCAGTTTCCCCCCTCGTTACGTTGGCCGGTGCAGTCGTATTCTGCACACGGAACGTCGCCGGTTGCTGGACGTGGAGTGTTCCGGTCGTTGTCGTGTTTTCGGTGGCGACCCTGTATTGGTATCCGCCAGGCTCCAGATCAGCAGTTCGGACCGTGGCAGTGCTCATCTGGCTCTGGCCGCCCGCAAGCGAGTGGACGCTCTCATTCAGCGTTTCAGCATCGGAGTACTGGCCGTTTTGGTCTGCATCGACAGCGATTTGCACTGTCTGGACGCCACGATATGCACCGACATTGGTCAGGTTTGCTCGGATGGAGGCGTTGGTTCCACGGACGATTGTAGCGTTTTCAGTGGTATCAGCGAGGACAAACGTAGGCGGGGTGAGGACAGCCACATTCCCAGTTGACTCCGGGGCCGATGACTCACCGACGGCAACGGCGTACGTGTATTCCCCGGGACTGATTTGATCAGGTTCGACAGCGAACGTCACGTCCGCCGGTTCTGCAGCCGAAACCTTGACTTGTTTTGTTGCTACCGTTTCAGGAGACTGTCCGTCCCTGTTCAATCGTAGCGCTACTTGTTGTGTTGTCGTTTCCGACCCCGCGTTTGTGATTTGAAGTTGCACACGCAACGGCTCATTCGGCCGAATTTCGGTCGGAGACTGCACAGTGCGTATCTCCAGTTCGTCCTCGCTCACAGTGGTCTCCGTATCGGCCGGTCCATCGGCGAAACCACCGATTCCAAGCCCTAACGTAGCACCTCCAATGAGTAACAGTCCAGCGACGCACCCAATCAGTAACTTTCCGTAGCCTATGGACAACATGCGTACGCAGGTATGTTACAAATCATTATTGTTACGGCTGCTATACCCACCGGTAGACACTCTTTGCATTCAATATCGAAAAGCGGGTTTCTACAGGTAGGTTTCAGAATGGGTAGCAGACGTTTACCACCAGACACGTTCCCCAAAGTGGAGCTTTCAGCCATAGTCGTAGTGAGTCGATACCGTTCGTCGGCGTCTCAATTATGCGACTACCGTTAGCTGAATCTATGAAAAACACACCATCTTGTGATCTAATACCGGAGTTGGTGTAATGGAATAGGTTATACGCGAGATACCCACATCAAATTACAAGTTCAATTCGAATCGAAAACAGGGAGAGAGATAGTTCTAAGTCCACGCGCTTGTGCAATTCTATCAGTTCGCGGCCGAGACGCGACAGTTACGCCATGTTCTTCCGTTCGATTGTTTCCCAAATATCGACACCCTTCTCAGTGATGTCGTACACGCGGCCTTTCTTCCGATCTTCCGAAACTAATAGGTCGACCAGTTCCGACTCACGGAGTTCCTGCAGGGCGCGCGATACGTGAGCAATGCTCATTTCCCTGTCGTCCGCAATTAACGACGGTGTCGCAGGGCCTTCTGACAACCGGCGGAGAGTCTCGACTCGATACCGTGAACTGATTACGTAGCTCACTTCGTCCCACTGATCAAAGTCTGCCATCGTATCTATTCGTATGCACGAGTGTACCAGCTACCTTCTTTGGACACAAACTCGTGTACAGTGATATTCCATGTGCCTGTGGTTAATTGTTTCGCTCGTGTCTCTTGGTCTCGCTTCGTAGCCATACACGATTCCGGTTGAGTACCCTGCATACTGAGTATGTGGTGAGTAATATCGTTCTTCCGCTCAATTCGAATAACACGCATTTCATCTACGTGTTTGGCAATCAGGCGACAACCGATCAACAACAGATACCGTGGAGATCGTAAGGCTCCAATTCCCGACGGGAACCCAGAAGGGCATCTTATCGGGGACTGCGTTCCTGCAGGGACCTCTCTGCGGTCCAGATAGCTGTTCAATTGACACTGATAAGATTGCGTTACTTGCATGACCGATAGAAACGGCCGATATACGCTACGATTTACCCTGGGCGATTTCGAGAAAGTGAGTAACGTGTAACCGTAACAGGGGGCCGTCTCAGCGTTTTTACGGGTAGTCTACGTATTTTGCGTATCTCAACACACACTGTAGCGGACATTTATTATGGATCACCGAAAATTGATTCAAAGAACGCTGTTACTCCCGGAATACCCAAACAACTACTGACTACCCCGGCGGTAATCAAAGGAAAATTATCTAATCGATTACATAACAAAGTATTAAGTGGCAAGGTGATGTTGATTTGAAATGCTGGCTGACAGCGTAACGCTCCGTCGATACAGCCGGGGGGCTGTGTGAGCACGATTCCAGACGGGTGGACGATGTCGCAGCACACAGGAAGTGGGTAAATATGGGAGTCAAAGACACCGCACAAACGAAAGCAGAACCGAATAATAAACTAAGCGACGAATCTGTCCCATCGCCAAAAGGGAAAGAAAGCAGTGCGGACCAAGCGACGTCACAGGAGCAGGACGACTCAGGTGCATCTCTAGACGTTATTTTTGAAATACTGAAAAACAGCCGCCGCAGAGAGGTCCTCCACTTTCTTCGAGAACGAGGCGAACAGGTCTCTCTTGGAGAACTCGCAGAACACGTCGCGGCCATCGAGAACGAGACCACAACTGATGCGTTGACATCAAGTGAGCGCAAGCGCGTGTATGTAGGACTGTACCAGTGCCATCTCCCGAAGATGGACGACATCGGTGTCGTCGATTTTAACCAAGACCGAGGGCATATAACCCTTACCGAGAAGGCTGACGACTTCGAAAAGTACCTCAACCGCACTGAAGGAGAGGCGGAGGGCCGACAGTGGTATCAGTATTACGCGGCCGTCACGGTGCTCGGTGCGATGGTCCTAGCCGCCTCTGTCGCCTTCTCACTTCCCGGGAGCATAGTTTTAGGTTTGTTCTCCCTGGTAGTGGGTGTTGCAGGCGCATGTTCGGTGTATCACTGGTCAGTTGAGCGCGAAGAGCTGGACAGCGAGTAGCCCGATAAGAACGGTTTGGTTCCGCGCGCAGTTTTTACACAGTACGCGTCACGAGTAGGCTATCCAGAGCGATACACTTCGTCGCCGGCAACATATGTTCGTGCTATCGATGGAACCGGGTCTGGATCGACGATAATCAGATCGGCCCTTGCTCCACACTCCAATCGGCCGCGGTCGTACAGGCCGGCAGCGGCAGCTGGTGCAGTAGAGACACGTAACACCCGGTCTTTGAGAGGGTCACCGTTTTCGATGAAAACAGAGCTAAGCAGTGATTGCGGACGAAAGTCGCTACAGAGAATGTCGACAACACCGTCTTTGATTGCCTGAGACGCATCGGGCCCGTCCCACAGACTCCCACCGCGAACCACATTCGGCGCACCCATCGCAACGGCCAAGTTTAACTCGGTTGCACGCTGCGCAACACGGTGGGAGAGCGGATACTCACTTATGTCTACCCCGATAGCAGCGGCGTTGTCCACGCTCGAAACGGTTTCATCGTCGTGTGAGGCGACTGGGATATTTCTATTGCTTGCTAGCTCTGTAATCTCTCGTGCGCGCGAGATTACTTCTGTTTCGGAGACACCATTGCGGCGTGTTTCGAGGGTCTGAAGGCTTGACTCTGAGACCCCGTCCGGAAGATTATAGCGTTGTGTAAGTGTATTTTCGCCAGCGAACTGGCCCGTTCCGGGAATGTGTGAGACAAGGGAGACGAGATCTCCCCCTGATTGGATTTCTTGCGAGACGGCGTCGACAGCCGTTTCGTTGGTGAGTTCACACCGCATATGGAGTCTGTTATCGACCCTGGCGCCGGTTTCGCAGTTGAAATCCCGGATATGCTCGGCCAAGCGACGGGCTAATTCGATACTCCGGTTATTATCTGGGACGTCTTCGAACGCAATGGCATGATACTTTGTCGTAACTCCCGCGCTGGCATTGGCAATATCACATCGGTCCAGAGCGACAGTCGTGTTGACGCGCTCACCAGCTCTCGGAAAGAGGTGCCGTTCGATATCATCACCGTGAAGATCAACCAATCCAGGTAGGACATACTTCCCCGTCGCATCAATGTCCGGGGAGTCATGAGATTCTGCTTCCACCGAGACTATTTTTCCATCAGAGAATACTATTGTCCCGTTCTCAATTTCGCTGGTCGGCGTAACAACAGTTCCTCCCGAGATTAATGTTCGATTTGCATTATTTTTCATTCAGCTTGGCACCCTGTAAGATTTTCCAATGTGTTTACAATCTACTTCCCAAAACATGAATATGCGCTTACTACGGCTATGCTACAGTCGGATATAGAGTACATATTTATGTGTAATTGACAGCCGTAGCTGTTGTGCTTAATGAGATAATGGGAGACGAGGCCGTCAATCGTCACTATCAGTTGCTAAAGACGGACCTAGAACACTCCAACAATTCTCAGGGTTTGAATAGAGCCCCAATCCAGGGGATTTAAACCTTCACAGTGTTTCAAATAGTACATACAAATATCAGCCTAACTTAATTTCTGAGTTATGATTATATAATACCTTCATAGAGTGGACAATTTGCGGGTAATTCTGGCGGATTCATATCCATTAGGATACACCTACCCACATAATACCGTATTAACTGTTTGAACGAGTGCGTTTGAGCAGTAATATCTTTCTATTTTTTCCATAGTGAGAAAGAGTAGAATAGCAATAGCTGAAGAAGAGAGCCAGTAGTAACAAGATTACAGCATAGTACAGTGACATACTCCGGCGACGTCACCCCACCCACCAGCATGGTGTTTGCGTGTTCAGAAACCGAAGTTTTTAGCGTCAAGGTTTAAAACATATTTGTATGAAAGACTGGATTGATACGTATAACGAGCGTGACTGGCAAACCACCACGGACGGAACGGTTCGATACGCGCTGTTAGGACTTGGCTGGTGGACAATCGACCTAGCACTTCCCGCGATTCAGGACTCTGATCTGGGTGAAGTTACAACGCTCGTCAGCAGTTCTTCGGAGAAAGCGAAACGTCTCGCCGACGAGAACGGTGTGGACCACGGGATCAGTTACGAGGAGTTCCACGACGGGGATGCAGCCGACAGGTTTGATGCCATCTACATCGGGACACCGAACGCCTTGCATCTGGAATACGCCGAGACAGCCGCAGAGTTAGACAAAGCGATCCTGTGCGAGAAACCGATGGAGGCAACAGTCGAACGGGCCCAGAAAATGGTTGAGGTCTGTGCGGACGCCGCTGTGCCGTTGATGATTGCCTACCGAATGCAGACTGACCCCGCTGTTAGGCGTGCAAAAGAACTCATCGAAGACGGATTCATCGGCGAGCCAGTATCCGTATACGGAAACAATAGTCAGCCGTTGCTTGAGATGAATCCGGACACGGACCAGTGGCGGCTCGATCCGGAACTCTCAGGTTATGGCACCTCAGTGATGGATTTGGGGATTTACTCGATCAACACGACTCGGTTTCTGCTCGACAGGGAACCACTGGCAGTGCAGTCACAGATGGATTCTCATGGGGAGGCCTTCGTCGACGTGCCTGATGAGCGCTCCGGGGCATTGCTGGCGCTGGAAGACGGTATCAAAATGGTCACGACTGATAGCCAGAACGCCCACAGTGATACGCAACTGAAAATAACTGGGACGGACGGACAGATCGAACTCCGTCCAGCGTTCCATGGGAAAGCAAAACTCCACCTGTCCCGAAACGAGACGACAGTAACTGTCGAACACGAGAGTTTTGACGCGGAGGACGAAATGCGGGAGGAGTTCGATTACTTCGCTGACCGTGTTTTGACTGGTACTGACATTGGCCCGGACGGCCGCCACGGCCTCCAGGATATGCGAATCATCCGGGCAATTCACAAAGCCGCGGAGAGCGGCGACGTCGTCAAATTGTAACTGATTCGTTCGAATTTAGCTGGCCCCATCGCTGTCAGATTGTCTTAGATTTATTCATGTGACGATCACGGCTATCGCGTTATCCCAGTCAAAACGGAGTACAGCGTGATCGCAGTATAATACTCAAGATCAGTGAACAGAAGCGACCCTGACATTGGTTTTACACTCACTGTATTGGGTGATCAATGATCAACGGCGGCAAATGCTATCAGCCGTCCGATTGATTTGTTTGGGTAGACGTGACGAAACCACATTTGAACTGGTCGGCTTTGTCTAGACGCAGAGTAACAGCGAGTTCGTTTCGTTAATGACGCTATAAATCAGCCACTCAGTTAAATTACATATACACCCCGACAAAAGGATACAAGTGGCTGATGGTGCTACAAGACGGTATGATTTCTGAACAATTCGACGCGTTCTTGCTTGACCTCGACGGGGTAGTGTATCTCGGGGACGAGGCCCTACCGGAGGCGGTCGAGTCGGTGAATCGTCTTGATGAGCGGGACAAGGAACTGCGATTCCTGACGAACGACCCACGCTTTCAGCGTGAGACGATCGCGAACAGGCTTCGCAAGCTGGGGATCGACGCGGAAAAAGGCGAGATCATCACGTCAGGCTGGGCGACCGCCCACTACCTCTCCCAACAGGATATGACCACCGCTGCTGTTGTCGGTAGCGGAGGGCTGGAAATCGAACTCCAAGAAGAAGGCATCGAGATCACGGACGACGATCCAAATGCGATGGTCGTCGGCGCGGACGAGAAGACGTCATATCAAGACATCCAGCGGGCGGCGAGACACATCCAGCGGGGAGCGACGTTCGTGGGGACGAACCCGGATGGGTCGTTCCCGACCCCAGACGGGCCTGTACCCGGGGCCGGGGCCATTGTCCGAGCAGTCGAAGCTGCGGCGGGAACAGAGCCAACGGTCGTTGGTAAACCCGAGCCGCTTATGTTCGAGATGGCTCTCGACGGGCTGGCTGACGACGTGCAAGCGGCCGCGATTGGCGATAATCCTGCCACGGACATTCTCGGCGCCCACCGTGCGGGGCTCACCGGGATTCTGGTGGCCGAGGACAAACCGACTGCCGCATCTGCTCGTGATCTTCAGCAACCAGATTTGACGATCTCGTCGCTTGCACACCTCTTCACAGACACAACCGACACATGGGAGGCACCACCCTATTCGTGGCCGGATGAGATACGTCCGGGCGTCGCTGCTGTCGTAGTGAATGACGCAGATGAGGTGCTGTTGCTGAAACGCGCCGACAAAGAGCAGTGGGCGCTCCCGACGGGCACGGTCGAACGGTGCGAACCAGTCGGGGAC comes from the Haloarcula hispanica ATCC 33960 genome and includes:
- a CDS encoding COG1361 family protein — its product is MLSIGYGKLLIGCVAGLLLIGGATLGLGIGGFADGPADTETTVSEDELEIRTVQSPTEIRPNEPLRVQLQITNAGSETTTQQVALRLNRDGQSPETVATKQVKVSAAEPADVTFAVEPDQISPGEYTYAVAVGESSAPESTGNVAVLTPPTFVLADTTENATIVRGTNASIRANLTNVGAYRGVQTVQIAVDADQNGQYSDAETLNESVHSLAGGQSQMSTATVRTADLEPGGYQYRVATENTTTTGTLHVQQPATFRVQNTTAPANVTRGETANVSAVVENVGDVDGLDNVTLRSDSMNTTYSRTVSLAANETTTVSIDVNTTNLSRGTHNHSLGTADDIDTVSMTVQDSHFEVSDLAGPNVLYVGDTAVFSADVTNTGETTGTQSIQHRIDSDDDDRPEAYGVDRNVTLAPGESTRVRFEVEYTVTDSTDYPVEPLSLQTYVYGVYSKDARASTAMSVKPSWAKDGGSSGSGGSTSVSDGDRASLDEITQDKYGLYYDEVSGETKRQIEEIHERQPFADGLAAVEVRTREEIARQEYGADVKPGEKFNFTGLEIETQQKVEADFDAQFQTDSGDRIESWDELANDTYGKSYENLTASRQADIRTTYQDQFE
- a CDS encoding glycosyltransferase, with translation MENTGPIAFFVPSLTVGGAERVTVSVANGLSKRGYDVDLVVSYNEGDFRTDVAGSVNVVDLGTQRIPGIGIGASVPALVRYLRRQSPQILFSQMTYANDMHMISQILSGADTTAISTIHNTLGMQEESKEKLVQWLQRRLAGQSDQFVAVSEGVAKSIVEHVGVDREKVSVLHNPIPVDEVQARAGKPVDHPWIESANIDVVLGVGRLERAKNFGSFLRAFEQVHAARPDTRAIIVGRGSKRAELETLAAELGIDAAVSFPGFVDNPYGYMAGSDVLAMSSVHEGLPTVLIEALACGCPVVSTDCPSGPAEILKDGEYGPLVDVDDDEGLAAAIRTTLDEPLPSDILIERANDFAPAAVIDQYEAFIRSFVSVETTDSVDKRSEPLTPS
- a CDS encoding DUF1616 domain-containing protein; the encoded protein is MGYTAVVLFATLSSLEGVLLTAIALPFLLFVPGYAVVAALFPIRNPEDEHHRLITTERMLYSVVASICLAIIVGVNLEFTPWPIRPTPVVTALAIVTVVATGIAWYRRYKRTQTGLSQTSMPFGNSRAASGGSDGEGVQLGTVVVGVAILVTFASVALVAAQPQRGEAYTEFGLLTENETGDLEASGYPEQIALGEPEQMYFTVTNHEMETTEYVVVVQMARTAPTGEVIERIRLDTYSNRTAAGDRWLQRHTVTPVLEGERLRLTYLLYRGSQPDQPTAENAYREAHIWVDVT
- a CDS encoding HAD-IIA family hydrolase, whose product is MVLQDGMISEQFDAFLLDLDGVVYLGDEALPEAVESVNRLDERDKELRFLTNDPRFQRETIANRLRKLGIDAEKGEIITSGWATAHYLSQQDMTTAAVVGSGGLEIELQEEGIEITDDDPNAMVVGADEKTSYQDIQRAARHIQRGATFVGTNPDGSFPTPDGPVPGAGAIVRAVEAAAGTEPTVVGKPEPLMFEMALDGLADDVQAAAIGDNPATDILGAHRAGLTGILVAEDKPTAASARDLQQPDLTISSLAHLFTDTTDTWEAPPYSWPDEIRPGVAAVVVNDADEVLLLKRADKEQWALPTGTVERCEPVGDAVTREVDEETGLQIAVERLIGVYSHPEQQVFSYPSGKAVHFVTNCFRCSIEGGTPEADEDEALEVGFFDMNDLPSDILPMQPQWIADANDADGSPAIR
- the gfo6 gene encoding D-xylose 1-dehydrogenase Gfo6 gives rise to the protein MKDWIDTYNERDWQTTTDGTVRYALLGLGWWTIDLALPAIQDSDLGEVTTLVSSSSEKAKRLADENGVDHGISYEEFHDGDAADRFDAIYIGTPNALHLEYAETAAELDKAILCEKPMEATVERAQKMVEVCADAAVPLMIAYRMQTDPAVRRAKELIEDGFIGEPVSVYGNNSQPLLEMNPDTDQWRLDPELSGYGTSVMDLGIYSINTTRFLLDREPLAVQSQMDSHGEAFVDVPDERSGALLALEDGIKMVTTDSQNAHSDTQLKITGTDGQIELRPAFHGKAKLHLSRNETTVTVEHESFDAEDEMREEFDYFADRVLTGTDIGPDGRHGLQDMRIIRAIHKAAESGDVVKL
- a CDS encoding winged helix-turn-helix domain-containing protein, with amino-acid sequence MADFDQWDEVSYVISSRYRVETLRRLSEGPATPSLIADDREMSIAHVSRALQELRESELVDLLVSEDRKKGRVYDITEKGVDIWETIERKNMA
- a CDS encoding glycosyltransferase family 2 protein, whose protein sequence is MYKGSTVGVVVPAHNEEGFIGEVIDSLPEYVDQVFVIDDCSTDGTWTEIKEYVDTEVKPASVTGDSAQQIVVADGAGTMVSESQTFLDKRIVPVRHQTNGGRGAAVQTGYELALMSGMDTVAVLDGDGQMDPNILDEILDPVVEGDADYAKGNRLISRRHCTQMSNWRLFGNALLTMLTKIASGHWQMRDPQNGYTAISATALDQLSLNDLFDDYGFLNDMLIHLDANGMTVQDVPMEALYGDESSGIRYGSFIPKLSILLLRGYVWRLQQKYLSRTESE
- a CDS encoding DUF7344 domain-containing protein; protein product: MGVKDTAQTKAEPNNKLSDESVPSPKGKESSADQATSQEQDDSGASLDVIFEILKNSRRREVLHFLRERGEQVSLGELAEHVAAIENETTTDALTSSERKRVYVGLYQCHLPKMDDIGVVDFNQDRGHITLTEKADDFEKYLNRTEGEAEGRQWYQYYAAVTVLGAMVLAASVAFSLPGSIVLGLFSLVVGVAGACSVYHWSVEREELDSE
- a CDS encoding alpha-D-ribose 1-methylphosphonate 5-triphosphate diphosphatase; translation: MKNNANRTLISGGTVVTPTSEIENGTIVFSDGKIVSVEAESHDSPDIDATGKYVLPGLVDLHGDDIERHLFPRAGERVNTTVALDRCDIANASAGVTTKYHAIAFEDVPDNNRSIELARRLAEHIRDFNCETGARVDNRLHMRCELTNETAVDAVSQEIQSGGDLVSLVSHIPGTGQFAGENTLTQRYNLPDGVSESSLQTLETRRNGVSETEVISRAREITELASNRNIPVASHDDETVSSVDNAAAIGVDISEYPLSHRVAQRATELNLAVAMGAPNVVRGGSLWDGPDASQAIKDGVVDILCSDFRPQSLLSSVFIENGDPLKDRVLRVSTAPAAAAGLYDRGRLECGARADLIIVDPDPVPSIARTYVAGDEVYRSG